One genomic segment of Halalkalicoccus tibetensis includes these proteins:
- a CDS encoding D-2-hydroxyacid dehydrogenase produces the protein MSSEPILVLRRGTHGMPVTDLAAEIRERLSDHEIRVAETPDEERELIADARIAVGMGIGEELLSHAENLELFACAYAGTGHLPMDALEEAGVAVTNAAGVHGPNIAEQVIGSILAFHRDFFEGRERQENHEWRHYQADEFMGATVTVVGLGAIGQAIVERLAGFGVDTIGVRYTPEKGGPTDEVIGFEDGLHEALARTDVLVLACPLTDTTEGLIGEEEFVTLPEDALLVNIARGPVVETDALVSALRRNKLRGAALDVTDPEPLPEEHPLWDFGNVQITPHNAGHTPRYYERLADIVAENVKRIDAGEKELENRVI, from the coding sequence ATGTCGAGCGAACCCATCCTCGTCCTCCGACGGGGCACCCACGGAATGCCGGTCACCGACCTCGCGGCGGAGATCCGGGAACGACTGTCCGATCACGAGATCCGGGTCGCGGAAACCCCCGACGAGGAGCGCGAACTGATCGCCGACGCGCGGATCGCCGTCGGCATGGGGATCGGCGAGGAGCTGCTCTCGCACGCCGAAAACCTCGAGCTGTTCGCGTGTGCCTATGCCGGAACGGGCCATCTACCGATGGACGCCCTGGAAGAAGCGGGCGTGGCCGTGACCAACGCCGCGGGGGTCCACGGCCCGAACATCGCCGAACAGGTGATCGGCTCGATCCTCGCCTTCCACCGGGACTTCTTCGAGGGCCGCGAGCGCCAGGAGAACCACGAATGGCGCCACTACCAGGCCGACGAGTTCATGGGCGCGACCGTGACCGTGGTGGGTCTGGGCGCGATCGGGCAGGCCATCGTCGAGCGCCTCGCAGGCTTCGGCGTCGACACCATCGGCGTGCGCTACACCCCCGAGAAGGGCGGGCCGACCGACGAGGTGATCGGCTTCGAGGACGGGCTCCACGAGGCCTTGGCGCGCACGGACGTCCTAGTGCTCGCCTGCCCGCTGACCGACACCACGGAGGGCCTGATCGGCGAGGAGGAGTTCGTCACGCTGCCCGAGGACGCGCTACTGGTGAACATCGCCCGCGGACCCGTCGTCGAGACCGACGCGCTGGTCTCGGCGCTCCGGCGCAACAAGCTCCGGGGGGCCGCGCTCGACGTGACCGACCCCGAGCCCCTCCCCGAAGAGCATCCGCTGTGGGACTTCGGCAACGTCCAGATCACGCCGCACAACGCCGGCCACACGCCCCGCTACTACGAGCGGTTGGCCGACATCGTCGCAGAGAACGTCAAACGGATCGACGCCGGAGAGAAGGAACTGGAGAACCGGGTGATCTGA
- a CDS encoding NAD(P)/FAD-dependent oxidoreductase yields MERVDVAIVGGGPGGMSAAEEAAKRGAKALVVEKGVPRADRAELGPDSTDAAGMLDYWVDLMDIPFEEIPDEIVLRELEGTEFAGPTEGCTMYSTGIDSSYPKFGFTFDRPRMDDWLRERAEDAGAEYRVGTAVKGVETDLSNGHTHRLTLGDGSEVEAEHLVLADGPQRNVTIPVLDQFLPEGESMGDHLGTHANHIAYQEHRRFPEEVFDEGLLKFWWGHIPGKTAYPWVFPNDGTVARVGLTMPIGMNLEDVENPEEYPLLEPDDDRLPSGREYLRRLLEREYGDRYDIEEDFPLVEDRGKSGGTEAYPISSTRPIESPTKAGIAVVGGAMGTTSAFHEGGYHLAVRSGKIAGRLAAIGDLGSYNDTWKGRLDEELRRNVSMADMVEGYTPANWDRTFRVARRMLADSEGIGMFSRKFGAGLGATRLLLEYRKARFGFRGDRYVQFHESDYTL; encoded by the coding sequence ATGGAGCGCGTTGACGTCGCGATAGTCGGCGGCGGCCCCGGCGGGATGTCGGCCGCCGAGGAGGCCGCCAAGCGAGGGGCGAAGGCCCTCGTCGTCGAGAAGGGGGTCCCGCGGGCCGATCGGGCGGAGCTCGGGCCGGACTCGACCGACGCCGCCGGGATGCTCGATTACTGGGTCGACCTCATGGACATCCCCTTCGAGGAGATCCCCGACGAGATCGTCCTCCGGGAGCTCGAGGGGACGGAGTTCGCCGGCCCCACCGAGGGCTGTACGATGTACTCGACGGGGATCGACTCCTCGTACCCGAAGTTCGGGTTCACCTTCGACCGGCCCCGGATGGACGACTGGCTGCGCGAGCGCGCGGAGGACGCGGGCGCCGAATACCGGGTGGGCACCGCGGTCAAGGGCGTCGAGACCGACCTCTCGAACGGCCACACCCACCGCCTGACGCTCGGCGACGGCAGCGAGGTCGAGGCCGAGCATCTCGTGCTCGCCGACGGCCCCCAGCGCAACGTCACCATCCCCGTCCTCGACCAGTTCCTGCCGGAGGGCGAGTCGATGGGCGATCACCTCGGAACGCACGCCAACCACATCGCCTATCAGGAACACCGCCGGTTCCCCGAGGAGGTCTTCGACGAGGGGCTTCTGAAGTTCTGGTGGGGCCACATCCCGGGGAAGACGGCCTACCCGTGGGTGTTCCCGAACGACGGCACCGTCGCCCGCGTCGGGCTGACGATGCCGATCGGGATGAACCTGGAGGACGTCGAGAACCCCGAGGAGTACCCCCTGCTCGAACCCGACGACGACCGCCTGCCCTCCGGACGGGAGTACCTCCGGCGGCTGCTCGAACGCGAGTACGGCGACCGCTACGACATCGAGGAGGACTTTCCCCTCGTCGAGGACCGCGGGAAGAGCGGCGGCACCGAGGCCTACCCGATCTCCTCGACGCGGCCGATCGAGTCGCCAACGAAGGCCGGGATCGCCGTCGTCGGCGGGGCGATGGGCACGACCTCGGCGTTCCACGAGGGTGGCTACCACCTCGCCGTCCGTTCGGGGAAGATCGCGGGCCGGCTCGCGGCCATCGGCGACTTGGGAAGCTACAACGACACCTGGAAGGGGCGCCTCGACGAGGAGCTCCGGCGCAACGTCTCGATGGCCGACATGGTCGAGGGGTACACGCCCGCCAACTGGGACCGGACCTTCCGGGTCGCCCGGCGGATGCTCGCCGACAGCGAGGGGATCGGCATGTTCAGCCGGAAGTTCGGCGCCGGACTCGGCGCGACCCGCCTCCTCCTCGAATATCGGAAGGCCCGCTTCGGGTTCCGCGGCGACCGCTACGTCCAGTTCCACGAATCCGACTACACGCTGTAG
- a CDS encoding Tat pathway signal protein — protein MTLPDRAALSRREYLKGLVAAGGTAALAACLEEESNVEIPAGDPEGLPDRQHAWNDVLSGNDNENIVPARHHVLLSLSLARDPTDEDRERFERALETLERAYEWSHEGLLFTVGYTPTYFDRVGWNGLAEPEALTDFEEPAFEGGDLLIHFTSDHSQAVVAAEEALLGELEEVNGIEVEADIAELVDSRERLTGFVGAGLPADADVSGVPDSEPIPEEAPFFMGFRSGFDRSQATEDRVTIEEGPFAGGTTQHVESLAIDLHQWYEQDSQFQRVAKTFSHEHAEEDMVGEYGEKLEDSNALTDERIAETTEDARRHGVVGHAQKTARAREDGEPLLLRRDFNTTDDDRPGLHFLSLQRDIGEFVRVRDAMTGDDVAADTGIGSITNNGILQYITVRRRGNYLVPPRELRAFPDPNNE, from the coding sequence ATGACCCTCCCCGACCGAGCCGCGCTCTCGCGTCGCGAGTACTTGAAGGGGCTCGTCGCCGCCGGCGGGACGGCCGCGCTCGCCGCCTGTCTTGAGGAGGAATCGAACGTCGAGATCCCGGCCGGCGACCCCGAGGGCCTCCCCGACCGACAGCACGCCTGGAACGACGTCCTTTCGGGCAACGACAACGAGAACATCGTCCCCGCGCGCCACCACGTCCTGCTATCGCTCTCGCTCGCGCGCGACCCGACCGACGAGGACCGGGAGCGGTTCGAACGCGCGCTCGAGACCCTCGAACGCGCCTACGAGTGGAGCCACGAGGGGCTGCTCTTCACCGTCGGCTACACCCCCACCTACTTCGACCGCGTCGGCTGGAACGGGCTGGCCGAACCCGAGGCCCTCACCGACTTCGAGGAGCCGGCCTTCGAGGGCGGCGACCTCCTGATCCACTTCACGAGCGACCACTCCCAAGCAGTGGTCGCCGCCGAGGAGGCGCTGCTGGGCGAACTCGAGGAGGTCAACGGCATCGAGGTCGAGGCCGACATCGCGGAGCTCGTCGACTCGCGCGAGCGGCTCACGGGCTTCGTCGGCGCCGGCCTCCCCGCCGACGCGGACGTCTCGGGCGTGCCCGACTCCGAACCGATCCCCGAGGAGGCACCCTTCTTCATGGGCTTTCGCTCGGGCTTCGACCGCAGCCAGGCCACCGAGGACCGCGTGACGATCGAGGAGGGACCGTTCGCCGGCGGCACCACCCAGCACGTCGAGTCGCTCGCGATCGACCTCCATCAGTGGTACGAGCAGGACTCGCAGTTCCAGCGCGTCGCGAAGACCTTCAGCCACGAACACGCCGAGGAGGACATGGTGGGCGAGTACGGCGAGAAGCTGGAGGACTCGAACGCCCTCACCGACGAGCGGATCGCCGAGACGACCGAGGACGCCCGTCGCCACGGCGTCGTCGGCCACGCCCAGAAGACCGCCCGCGCCCGCGAGGACGGCGAACCCCTCCTGCTTCGGCGGGACTTCAACACCACCGACGACGACCGCCCCGGCCTGCATTTCCTCTCGCTGCAGCGCGACATCGGGGAGTTCGTCCGGGTTCGCGACGCGATGACGGGCGACGACGTCGCCGCCGACACCGGAATCGGCTCGATCACCAACAACGGCATCCTCCAGTACATCACGGTTCGCCGCCGGGGCAACTACCTCGTCCCGCCACGGGAGCTGCGGGCGTTTCCCGACCCGAACAACGAGTAA
- a CDS encoding cell surface protein, producing the protein MSRRTSRRRFLTTSAIAGGFALAGCIGRADEDAEGSDDSDDAQEQYEIWGLDQGTDTGYIYEPRGDGDGFELVDEIDFHALEDVTPNEEGAITPHMVSFSSDYEYAAVACTNAGQALVFRTEDRELVGSCPTGPGTHFAGFTPDDEALQVDVIGEGTIARIGADLENEEFSIDEEIRVRDAGPVADRLDEFELDEDELRPICHDYTDTGYSYHTLGPSVNHAGVVVVDWDAFEVTEVIAPEQVRANCGTIAHPDEDKFYFTAGAPSNHEATGGVGEWYVFDTNEHRPIDPETGEVVEGEYTHEDVARDSGGYDAHGFWFVGDDLWIVNRETSDGLVIDPEADEVTNEFETAEAPDIMWGSPDDEYVFVTQRGPEPLSGDPHASTGSTPGLGVQDGESREVVTVLQPDEGNPESDFHAVGVRPLEGHDENEDGFGA; encoded by the coding sequence ATGTCACGGCGAACATCACGACGACGGTTCCTGACCACGAGCGCGATCGCGGGTGGCTTCGCGCTGGCGGGCTGTATCGGACGCGCCGACGAGGACGCGGAGGGCTCCGACGACTCGGACGACGCCCAGGAGCAGTACGAAATCTGGGGGCTCGACCAGGGCACCGACACGGGCTACATCTACGAGCCACGCGGCGACGGTGATGGGTTCGAGCTGGTCGACGAGATCGACTTCCACGCGCTTGAGGACGTCACCCCCAACGAGGAGGGCGCGATCACCCCGCACATGGTCTCCTTTAGCTCGGACTACGAGTACGCCGCCGTCGCGTGTACGAACGCGGGCCAGGCGCTCGTCTTCCGCACCGAGGACCGCGAGCTCGTCGGCTCCTGTCCGACCGGGCCCGGTACCCACTTCGCGGGCTTCACCCCCGACGACGAGGCCCTACAGGTCGACGTGATCGGCGAGGGGACGATCGCTCGGATCGGCGCCGACCTCGAGAACGAGGAGTTCTCGATCGACGAGGAGATCCGCGTCAGGGACGCCGGCCCGGTCGCCGACCGGCTCGATGAGTTCGAGCTTGACGAGGACGAGCTGCGCCCGATCTGTCACGACTACACCGACACGGGCTACTCGTATCACACCCTCGGGCCGAGCGTCAACCACGCGGGCGTCGTGGTCGTCGACTGGGACGCCTTCGAGGTCACCGAGGTCATCGCCCCCGAGCAGGTCCGGGCGAACTGCGGGACGATCGCCCACCCCGACGAGGACAAGTTCTACTTCACCGCGGGCGCACCCTCGAACCACGAGGCCACCGGCGGCGTCGGCGAGTGGTACGTCTTCGATACGAACGAGCACCGCCCGATCGACCCCGAGACGGGCGAGGTCGTCGAGGGCGAGTACACCCACGAGGACGTCGCGCGCGACTCGGGTGGCTACGACGCCCACGGCTTCTGGTTCGTCGGCGACGATCTGTGGATCGTCAACCGCGAGACCAGCGACGGGCTCGTGATCGACCCCGAGGCCGACGAGGTGACCAACGAGTTCGAAACCGCCGAGGCGCCCGACATCATGTGGGGTTCGCCCGACGACGAGTACGTCTTCGTCACACAGCGCGGGCCCGAGCCGCTCTCGGGCGACCCGCACGCCTCGACCGGCTCGACCCCCGGTCTCGGCGTGCAGGACGGCGAGAGCCGCGAGGTCGTCACGGTCCTCCAGCCCGACGAGGGCAATCCTGAGAGCGACTTCCACGCCGTCGGCGTGCGCCCCCTCGAGGGCCACGACGAGAACGAGGACGGCTTCGGCGCGTAG
- the hisD gene encoding histidinol dehydrogenase: MNVESVSDLGPERRRALFERDAGIEAVRSDVRGIVERVREEGDVAVREFSKEFDGVDVGNLEVTDAAERAYESIDAGTREAIETAADNVREFHERQLPTDWREEFDDGRELGRRFRPIERVGVYVPGGAAAYPSSALMGVIPATVAGVETVCVATPPADEINPVTLAAIHAAGADEVYSVGGAQAIGALAYGTESVTGVQKVVGPGNRWVTAAKAEVRGDCEIDFLAGPSEILVLADGTADPEFVASDLLAQAEHDENASVVAVATDEGVAEAIAEAVEEGATEREREGTIRAALESDASGVFTARSMSEAIALAEEYAAEHLSIQAEDDEAILDRVSSAGSVFLGPHTPVAAGDYASGTNHVLPTNGLAKLTGGLSVEHFMRASTVQRLSPEGLDSLSDTIDTLTRAEGLEAHAESVAVRLRERAGREDDGERLRER, from the coding sequence ATGAACGTCGAGTCCGTGTCCGATCTGGGGCCCGAGCGCCGCCGCGCGCTGTTCGAGCGCGACGCCGGCATCGAGGCGGTCCGTAGCGACGTCCGCGGGATCGTCGAGCGCGTGCGCGAGGAGGGCGACGTCGCCGTCCGGGAGTTCTCGAAGGAGTTCGACGGCGTCGACGTCGGCAACCTCGAGGTCACCGACGCCGCCGAGCGCGCCTACGAGTCGATCGACGCGGGGACGCGCGAGGCGATCGAGACCGCCGCCGACAACGTTCGCGAGTTCCACGAGCGCCAGCTCCCGACCGACTGGCGCGAGGAGTTCGATGACGGGCGGGAGCTCGGCCGGCGCTTTCGCCCCATCGAACGCGTCGGCGTCTACGTCCCCGGCGGCGCGGCGGCCTATCCCTCCAGCGCGCTGATGGGCGTGATCCCCGCGACGGTCGCGGGCGTCGAGACCGTCTGCGTCGCGACCCCGCCCGCCGACGAGATCAACCCCGTGACGCTCGCGGCGATCCACGCCGCCGGCGCCGACGAGGTCTACAGCGTCGGGGGCGCCCAGGCGATCGGGGCGCTGGCCTACGGCACCGAGTCGGTCACCGGCGTCCAGAAGGTCGTTGGACCCGGAAACCGTTGGGTCACGGCCGCGAAGGCCGAGGTCCGGGGCGACTGCGAGATCGACTTCCTCGCCGGCCCGAGCGAGATCCTCGTGCTCGCCGACGGGACGGCCGACCCGGAGTTCGTCGCGAGCGACCTCCTCGCACAGGCCGAACACGACGAGAACGCGTCGGTCGTCGCGGTCGCGACCGACGAAGGAGTAGCGGAGGCGATCGCCGAGGCGGTCGAGGAAGGGGCCACGGAGCGCGAGCGCGAGGGGACGATCCGCGCGGCGCTCGAGAGCGACGCCAGCGGCGTCTTCACGGCGCGCTCGATGAGCGAGGCGATCGCCCTCGCCGAGGAGTACGCCGCCGAACACCTCTCGATCCAGGCCGAGGACGACGAGGCGATACTCGACCGGGTCAGTAGCGCAGGAAGCGTCTTTCTGGGTCCCCATACCCCCGTCGCCGCGGGCGACTACGCCAGCGGCACCAACCACGTCCTTCCCACGAACGGGCTCGCCAAACTGACCGGCGGTCTCTCGGTCGAGCATTTCATGCGCGCGAGCACGGTCCAGCGGCTCTCCCCCGAGGGGCTCGACTCGCTGTCCGATACGATCGACACCCTCACGCGCGCCGAGGGCCTCGAGGCCCACGCCGAGAGCGTCGCGGTTCGGCTTCGGGAGCGGGCCGGGCGCGAGGACGACGGCGAACGGCTGCGCGAGCGCTGA
- a CDS encoding SHOCT domain-containing protein, with protein sequence MDGEERDEWLMVALVLTLVIVLPLLILEAPWLLALAMLLGAGYWWQTGRNPVSATLDAVRGDEEPPASREPPAGARTADDDPLVVLRDRYARGEITEEEFERRLDRLLATEPDELDRERDRSYER encoded by the coding sequence ATGGACGGCGAGGAACGGGACGAATGGCTGATGGTCGCGCTGGTTCTCACCCTCGTGATCGTCCTCCCGCTGTTGATCCTCGAGGCCCCCTGGCTGCTCGCGCTCGCGATGCTGCTGGGTGCGGGCTACTGGTGGCAGACGGGCCGGAACCCGGTCTCGGCGACCCTCGACGCGGTTCGGGGCGACGAGGAGCCGCCGGCCTCCCGCGAGCCGCCGGCTGGCGCGCGAACCGCGGACGACGACCCGCTCGTGGTGCTGCGCGACCGGTACGCCCGCGGGGAGATCACCGAGGAGGAGTTCGAACGCCGGCTCGACCGGCTGCTCGCGACCGAGCCCGACGAGCTGGACCGTGAGCGTGACCGATCGTACGAGCGGTAG
- a CDS encoding iron-sulfur cluster assembly accessory protein encodes MSTETAAGTDPEIQVSPTAAEQAIDLLEGEGLDTDVAGLRLFVQQGGCAGLSYGMRFDDEPEDDDTVYEHHDLRVFVDPASMRYIEGSQLDFEGGLQGAGFHVENPNVVSECGCGESFRT; translated from the coding sequence ATGAGCACAGAGACCGCCGCCGGCACGGACCCGGAGATCCAGGTCTCCCCGACGGCCGCCGAGCAGGCGATCGACCTGCTGGAGGGCGAGGGGCTTGACACCGACGTCGCGGGCCTGCGCCTGTTCGTCCAACAGGGCGGCTGTGCGGGCCTCTCGTATGGCATGCGCTTCGACGACGAGCCCGAGGACGACGACACCGTCTACGAGCACCACGACCTGCGGGTGTTCGTCGACCCCGCGAGCATGCGCTACATCGAGGGCAGCCAGCTCGACTTCGAGGGCGGCCTCCAGGGCGCGGGCTTCCACGTCGAGAACCCCAATGTCGTTTCCGAGTGTGGCTGCGGGGAGTCCTTTCGCACCTGA
- a CDS encoding dodecin: MVFKKVTLIGTSTESFDDAADQAIERAQNTLENVYWAEVEEFGVELKNVDEPEYQATLEVAFEVED; encoded by the coding sequence ATGGTCTTCAAGAAGGTCACGCTGATCGGGACGAGCACCGAGAGCTTCGACGACGCCGCCGACCAGGCGATCGAGCGCGCCCAGAACACCCTCGAGAACGTCTACTGGGCGGAGGTCGAGGAGTTCGGCGTCGAACTCAAGAACGTCGACGAGCCCGAGTACCAGGCGACCCTCGAGGTCGCCTTCGAAGTCGAGGACTGA
- a CDS encoding bacterio-opsin activator domain-containing protein, whose amino-acid sequence MSTIIEFTVPAEEFALYETLCVVPETTVAVERVVAHADDRIVPYFWTSGGDQEAFERAARDDHSVAELTKLDQRDGAALYRAEWVEDVETVAYAYTQAGATLLNASGKDGRWELQLRFDDEDASSSFQHYLEESNRSAEIHRLYKPTQPQMEGQPGLTDLQHDTLVTALRAGYYEVPRGLSMDELAGELGVSQQALSNRLRRGHRTLVENALTVNLSHDDV is encoded by the coding sequence ATGAGTACGATCATCGAGTTCACCGTCCCGGCCGAGGAGTTCGCCCTCTACGAGACGCTCTGTGTCGTCCCCGAAACGACCGTCGCGGTCGAGCGCGTCGTCGCCCACGCCGACGACCGTATCGTCCCGTACTTCTGGACATCGGGCGGCGATCAGGAGGCGTTCGAACGGGCGGCCCGTGACGACCACTCGGTCGCGGAGCTCACGAAGCTCGACCAGCGCGACGGGGCCGCCCTGTATCGTGCCGAGTGGGTCGAGGACGTCGAGACCGTCGCCTACGCCTACACGCAGGCGGGAGCGACCCTTCTCAACGCCTCCGGGAAGGACGGCCGCTGGGAGCTCCAGCTGCGCTTCGACGACGAGGACGCCTCCTCGTCGTTCCAGCACTATCTCGAGGAGAGCAACCGGAGCGCCGAGATCCACCGGCTCTATAAGCCGACCCAGCCCCAGATGGAGGGGCAGCCGGGGCTGACCGACCTCCAGCACGATACCCTGGTGACGGCGCTCCGGGCCGGCTACTACGAAGTCCCCCGCGGGCTCTCGATGGACGAGCTGGCCGGCGAGCTCGGCGTCTCCCAGCAGGCGCTCTCGAACCGGCTCCGGCGGGGTCACCGGACGCTGGTCGAGAACGCGCTCACAGTCAACCTGTCCCACGACGACGTGTAG
- a CDS encoding helix-turn-helix domain-containing protein yields the protein MAAIIQLRVPATNATLGATVASVPEISMEVEQFANGANEAKRPLVWIRAEAFGDVDDALAGDPTVAEHSIVSEVGERRLYELAWADPEGSIFATLEEFGGHLRSAALNGDEWAIEVLFPTRERLSRMYDSRADDGIEMTVDSIYELSDSTPVQSLTDNQRRTLETALSGGYYDIPRETSLTDLSDELEVSHQALSERLRRAHKHLVSTALRGHSMGDAESEPEVTRP from the coding sequence ATGGCCGCGATCATACAGCTTCGGGTCCCGGCGACGAACGCGACGCTGGGGGCGACGGTCGCGTCGGTCCCCGAGATCTCGATGGAGGTCGAACAGTTCGCAAACGGCGCCAACGAGGCCAAACGGCCGCTCGTCTGGATCCGGGCCGAGGCGTTCGGCGACGTCGACGACGCCCTCGCCGGCGACCCGACCGTCGCCGAGCATTCGATCGTCAGCGAGGTCGGCGAGCGCCGGCTCTACGAGCTGGCGTGGGCCGACCCGGAAGGGTCGATCTTCGCCACCCTGGAGGAGTTCGGCGGCCATCTCCGTAGCGCGGCGCTGAACGGCGACGAGTGGGCCATCGAGGTCCTCTTCCCGACGCGCGAGCGGCTCTCGCGGATGTACGACTCGCGGGCGGACGACGGGATCGAAATGACGGTCGACTCGATCTACGAGCTGAGCGACAGCACCCCGGTCCAGTCGCTGACGGACAACCAGCGCCGGACGCTCGAGACGGCCCTCTCGGGGGGCTACTACGACATCCCGCGCGAGACGTCGCTCACCGACCTCTCGGACGAACTCGAGGTCTCACACCAGGCGCTCTCAGAGCGCCTCCGGCGGGCGCACAAACACCTCGTTTCGACGGCCCTCCGCGGGCACTCGATGGGCGACGCTGAGTCCGAGCCCGAGGTCACGAGGCCGTGA
- a CDS encoding phosphatase PAP2 family protein: MALITVLLSVVVVVSLLLVIGTLVCIERSQLRELAGDLRPRLRVAAPAIGLLGAVLVLNSLTRRTAQQLSWLVGFNITDPIYRVEGEFVAWIQTFQTTELTLYFSAIYIYGYVFLLVFPLLAYLALSEQRTFQELTIAYTANYGIGLVCYLFFIAYGPRNLDIAQELMYTLYPSSQFLTSAVNTNTNVFPSLHTSLSVTVLLFAWRTREAYPRWLAIAAVLAISVVIATMYLGIHWGIDVIAGTVLAVISVRIGVRGADRWREIATSATPRIAGAFRSRF; this comes from the coding sequence ATGGCTCTGATAACGGTGTTGCTGTCGGTCGTCGTGGTCGTGAGCCTCCTGCTCGTGATCGGGACGCTCGTCTGTATCGAGCGCAGCCAGCTGCGCGAGCTGGCGGGTGACCTCCGACCGCGGCTGCGGGTCGCGGCGCCCGCGATCGGGTTGCTCGGCGCCGTGCTCGTGCTCAACAGCCTCACGCGGCGGACGGCCCAGCAGCTGTCGTGGCTGGTCGGTTTCAACATCACCGACCCGATCTACCGGGTCGAGGGCGAGTTCGTCGCCTGGATCCAGACGTTCCAGACGACCGAGCTGACGCTGTACTTCTCGGCGATCTACATCTACGGCTACGTCTTCCTGCTGGTCTTCCCGCTGCTTGCCTATCTGGCGCTCTCCGAGCAACGGACGTTTCAGGAGCTCACGATCGCCTACACCGCGAACTACGGCATCGGGCTGGTCTGCTATCTCTTCTTCATCGCCTACGGCCCGCGCAACCTCGACATCGCCCAGGAGCTCATGTACACCCTCTACCCGTCCTCGCAGTTCCTCACGAGCGCGGTCAACACGAACACGAACGTCTTCCCGTCGCTTCACACCTCGCTCTCGGTGACGGTGCTGCTGTTCGCGTGGCGCACCCGGGAGGCCTACCCCCGCTGGCTCGCCATCGCGGCGGTCCTCGCGATCAGCGTCGTGATCGCGACGATGTATCTGGGGATCCACTGGGGGATCGACGTCATCGCGGGGACGGTGCTCGCGGTCATCAGCGTTCGGATCGGCGTCCGCGGGGCGGATCGCTGGCGCGAGATCGCGACGAGCGCGACGCCGAGGATCGCCGGCGCCTTTCGCTCGCGCTTCTGA